From one Streptomyces sp. SCSIO 30461 genomic stretch:
- the murF gene encoding UDP-N-acetylmuramoyl-tripeptide--D-alanyl-D-alanine ligase: MIALSLAEIAHVVGGQTHDIPDPAIQVTGPVVIDSRQVESGSLFAAFAGEHADGHDYAERAVAAGAVAVLAVRPVGVPAIVVDDVQTALGALARAVVERLGTEVVALTGSAGKTSTKDLIAQLLERHAPTVWTPGSLNNEIGLPLTALRATAETRHLVLEMGARGIGHIRYLTGLTPPRIGVVLNVGSAHIGEFGGREQIAQAKGELVECLPPAERGGIAVLNADDPLVRAMASRTKARVVLFGEAGEADVRAENVRLTPSGQPAFLLRTPSGCGDVTLRLYGEHHVSNALAAATVAHELGMPADEIATALSEAGTLSRWRMEVTERPDGVTIVNDAYNANPESMRAALRALVAMGAAARAAGGRTWAVLGPMAELGDEALAEHDAVGRLVVRLNVSKLVAVGGREASWLQLGAYNEGSWGEESVHVSDAQAAVDLLRRELRPGDVVLVKASRSAGLERIAQALLENTGTSAGSSEGQVAGR; encoded by the coding sequence GTGATCGCCCTCTCCCTCGCCGAGATCGCCCATGTCGTCGGCGGGCAGACCCACGACATACCGGATCCGGCCATCCAGGTCACCGGACCCGTCGTCATCGACTCCCGGCAGGTCGAGTCCGGCAGTCTCTTCGCCGCCTTCGCGGGTGAGCACGCCGATGGCCATGACTACGCGGAGCGCGCGGTCGCTGCGGGTGCCGTCGCGGTGCTCGCGGTACGCCCCGTCGGTGTGCCCGCCATCGTCGTGGACGACGTGCAGACCGCGCTCGGCGCGCTGGCCCGCGCCGTGGTCGAGCGGCTCGGCACGGAGGTCGTCGCCCTCACCGGCTCCGCCGGGAAGACCTCCACCAAGGACCTCATCGCCCAGCTGCTGGAGCGTCACGCCCCCACGGTGTGGACACCCGGTTCCCTCAACAACGAGATCGGCCTGCCGCTGACCGCGCTGCGCGCGACGGCGGAAACGCGCCATCTCGTACTGGAGATGGGCGCCCGCGGCATCGGCCACATCCGCTATCTCACCGGTCTCACCCCGCCGCGCATCGGCGTGGTGCTCAACGTCGGCAGCGCCCACATCGGCGAGTTCGGCGGCCGTGAGCAGATCGCCCAGGCCAAGGGCGAGCTGGTGGAGTGCCTGCCGCCCGCCGAGCGGGGCGGAATCGCGGTGCTCAACGCCGACGACCCCCTCGTGCGCGCCATGGCCTCCCGTACGAAGGCGCGCGTCGTGCTGTTCGGCGAGGCGGGCGAAGCGGACGTACGGGCGGAGAACGTGCGGTTGACGCCGAGCGGGCAGCCCGCATTCCTGCTTCGCACACCATCCGGGTGCGGCGATGTGACCTTGCGGCTGTACGGTGAGCACCACGTGTCGAACGCGCTCGCCGCGGCCACCGTCGCCCATGAGTTGGGCATGCCCGCCGATGAGATCGCCACCGCGCTCTCCGAGGCCGGCACCCTCTCCCGCTGGCGGATGGAGGTCACCGAGCGTCCGGACGGCGTGACGATCGTCAACGACGCCTACAACGCGAACCCCGAGTCCATGAGGGCCGCCCTGCGCGCGCTCGTGGCCATGGGAGCGGCCGCACGAGCCGCCGGGGGACGCACCTGGGCGGTGCTCGGCCCGATGGCCGAGCTCGGGGACGAGGCGCTCGCCGAGCACGACGCGGTCGGACGGCTTGTCGTCCGGCTCAACGTCAGCAAGCTCGTGGCAGTCGGGGGCAGGGAAGCGTCCTGGTTGCAACTGGGCGCTTACAACGAGGGTTCGTGGGGTGAGGAGTCGGTGCACGTGTCCGACGCGCAGGCGGCGGTTGACCTGTTGCGCAGAGAGCTGCGCCCGGGAGACGTCGTGCTGGTGAAGGCTTCGAGGTCGGCCGGGCTTGAGCGGATCGCCCAGGCGCTGCTCGAGAACACGGGGACCTCGGCGGGCTCTTCCGAGGGGCAGGTAGCCGGTCGATGA
- a CDS encoding UDP-N-acetylmuramoyl-L-alanyl-D-glutamate--2,6-diaminopimelate ligase has protein sequence MTRITPDPPSFSTGPGTPGTLTAVPHADQYRTAPPRPAEVRPIDLSELADRLGVEPPGSGAVTGITHDSRAVRPGDVYAALPGARLHGADFVAQAKELGAAAILTDPTGAERAAATGLPVLVSGNPRGQMGALAAAIYGHPGADLLQIGITGTSGKTTTAYLVEGGLRGADRRTGLIGTVEMRIGDERIKAERTTPEATDLQALFAVMRERGVESVAMEVSSHALVLGRVDGCVFDIAVFNNLSPEHMEFHSGMEDYFQAKAQLFTPARARRGVVNLDDEYGRRLAADSAIPVVTFSAEGHPDADWRAEGVELGPLGSTFTAVGPGGERVAAHAPLPGAFNVANALAAIATLAVAGLDPQAAADGVGAVPGVPGRLERVDAGQPYLAVVDYAHKTDAVESVLRALRKVTKGRLHIVLGCGGDRDTTKRGPMGAAAARHADTAILTSDNPRSEDPLAILATMLAGAAEVPAHERGEVQVFEERAAAIAAAVARAEAGDTVLVAGKGHEQGQDIAGVVRAFDDRQVLREAIEARTPRHDGTADAGDAADAVDAARHQNSQG, from the coding sequence GTGACAAGGATCACGCCCGATCCCCCCTCATTTAGCACCGGTCCCGGTACGCCCGGTACGCTCACCGCCGTGCCACATGCTGATCAGTACCGAACCGCCCCACCCCGTCCGGCCGAGGTCCGCCCGATCGACCTCAGTGAGCTGGCCGACCGGCTGGGGGTAGAGCCCCCGGGCTCCGGCGCGGTCACCGGCATCACCCATGACTCCCGCGCCGTACGCCCCGGCGACGTGTACGCGGCCCTCCCCGGAGCCCGGCTGCACGGTGCCGACTTCGTCGCCCAGGCGAAGGAACTCGGCGCCGCGGCGATCCTCACCGACCCGACCGGTGCCGAGCGCGCCGCCGCCACCGGGCTGCCGGTGCTGGTCAGCGGGAACCCGCGCGGACAGATGGGCGCCCTGGCCGCCGCGATCTACGGACATCCCGGTGCCGATCTGCTCCAGATCGGCATCACGGGCACATCGGGCAAGACCACCACCGCCTACCTCGTGGAGGGCGGGTTGCGCGGCGCGGACCGCCGTACCGGGCTCATCGGCACGGTCGAGATGCGCATCGGCGACGAGCGCATCAAGGCGGAGCGCACCACTCCCGAAGCCACCGACCTCCAGGCGCTGTTCGCGGTGATGCGCGAGCGCGGAGTCGAGTCGGTCGCCATGGAGGTGTCCAGTCACGCGCTGGTGCTCGGCCGGGTCGACGGCTGTGTGTTCGACATCGCCGTGTTCAACAACCTCAGCCCGGAGCACATGGAGTTCCATTCCGGCATGGAGGACTACTTCCAGGCCAAGGCGCAGCTCTTCACCCCCGCCAGGGCCCGGCGCGGCGTGGTCAACCTGGACGACGAGTACGGCAGGCGGCTGGCCGCCGATTCGGCGATCCCGGTCGTGACCTTCTCCGCAGAGGGGCACCCGGACGCCGACTGGCGGGCCGAGGGGGTCGAACTGGGCCCGCTCGGTTCGACGTTCACCGCCGTCGGCCCGGGCGGTGAACGAGTGGCCGCGCACGCCCCGTTGCCGGGTGCCTTCAACGTCGCCAACGCCCTCGCCGCGATCGCCACTCTCGCCGTCGCCGGGCTCGACCCGCAGGCCGCGGCCGACGGCGTCGGTGCTGTTCCCGGAGTTCCCGGCAGGCTGGAACGCGTCGACGCAGGGCAGCCGTATCTCGCCGTGGTCGACTACGCGCACAAGACGGACGCCGTCGAGTCGGTGCTGCGAGCCCTGCGCAAGGTCACCAAGGGCCGGCTGCATATCGTGCTCGGCTGCGGTGGCGACCGCGACACGACCAAGCGCGGACCGATGGGCGCCGCCGCGGCACGCCACGCCGACACAGCCATCCTGACCTCAGACAACCCCCGCTCCGAGGATCCGCTCGCCATCCTCGCCACCATGCTGGCGGGCGCCGCCGAAGTGCCCGCGCACGAACGCGGCGAGGTCCAGGTGTTCGAGGAGCGTGCCGCCGCGATCGCCGCGGCCGTCGCACGGGCCGAGGCGGGCGACACCGTGCTGGTCGCGGGCAAGGGCCACGAGCAGGGGCAGGACATCGCCGGGGTGGTCCGCGCCTTCGACGACCGCCAGGTGCTCCGCGAGGCGATCGAGGCGCGTACCCCGCGCCACGACGGCACAGCGGACGCAGGGGATGCAGCAGACGCAGTGGACGCAGCCCGTCACCAGAACAGTCAGGGATGA
- a CDS encoding penicillin-binding protein 2 — MPPKETPRRRVPGPARRPGPGNRPRPAANRPRPPAGRPRTAAPPRRIRLGSPRPRLRLVSLALTLTMLVFVVRLLQVQAVDASTYAAMADKNRYMSYTLTAERGEITDRSGIALATSVDAYDVTADPKMFTPEESKAPDAPEQAAALLAPILGKDVAELANRLKTPKSRYTVLARRQTPQVWKQISDLKGVFAEKARTDKAAGGTGANVLAGVFREASSKRVYPNGELGAGILGYVNAEGRGAGGLESMLDAELAGQDGEVTYAQSGGRRVPTAGAREVPAVPGSDIELTIDRDIQWAAQQAIAAQVRKSKADRGYVVVQNTRTGEILAMANAPGFDPNDISQADAAAMGNAALQDVYEPGSTSKVMSMAAVLEERAATPATHVTVPNRLHRGDRLFHDDIDHPTWHLTLNGVLAKSSNIGTILATGQLGRTQAEANRVLYSYLRKFGIGSPTGLDYPGESPGILAKPQNWSTSQQYTIPFGQGLSVNAVQAASVYSTIANGGVRIEPTLIRGTTGPDGRFTSAPEPGKTRVVSEKTARTLATMLESVVGDEEGTGTKAKIPGYRVAGKTGTANRVDPETGRYKGYTASFAGFAPADDPQITVYCAIQNPTKGSYFGGQICGPIYKKVMEFALKTRQVAPTGAPPARLPVTFEPGT, encoded by the coding sequence GTGCCTCCCAAGGAAACTCCGCGCCGCCGCGTTCCCGGTCCCGCCAGGCGACCCGGTCCGGGCAACCGCCCCCGCCCCGCCGCGAACCGCCCGCGCCCTCCCGCCGGCCGCCCGCGTACCGCGGCCCCGCCGCGCAGGATCCGCCTGGGCAGCCCCCGCCCCCGGCTGCGCCTCGTCAGCCTGGCGCTGACCCTGACCATGCTGGTGTTCGTGGTACGCCTCCTCCAGGTGCAGGCGGTCGACGCGAGCACCTACGCGGCCATGGCCGACAAGAACCGCTACATGAGCTACACGCTGACCGCGGAGCGCGGCGAGATCACCGACCGGTCCGGGATCGCTCTCGCCACCAGCGTCGACGCGTACGACGTCACCGCCGACCCGAAGATGTTCACCCCCGAGGAGAGCAAGGCACCGGACGCGCCCGAGCAGGCGGCGGCGCTGCTCGCCCCGATCCTCGGCAAGGACGTCGCCGAACTCGCCAACCGGCTCAAGACCCCCAAGTCCCGCTACACCGTCCTAGCCCGGCGCCAGACCCCCCAGGTGTGGAAGCAGATCAGCGACCTCAAGGGTGTCTTCGCCGAGAAGGCCAGGACCGACAAGGCCGCGGGCGGGACCGGAGCGAATGTGCTGGCCGGAGTGTTCCGCGAGGCGAGCAGCAAACGGGTCTACCCCAACGGCGAGCTCGGGGCCGGGATACTGGGATACGTCAACGCCGAAGGCCGCGGTGCGGGTGGTCTGGAGTCCATGCTGGACGCCGAACTCGCGGGCCAGGACGGTGAGGTCACCTACGCCCAGTCCGGCGGTCGGCGCGTCCCCACCGCAGGGGCTCGCGAGGTGCCGGCGGTCCCCGGCTCCGACATCGAACTCACCATCGACCGCGACATCCAGTGGGCGGCCCAGCAGGCGATCGCCGCCCAGGTCCGGAAGTCCAAGGCCGACCGGGGCTATGTGGTCGTGCAGAACACCCGTACCGGTGAGATCCTCGCCATGGCCAACGCCCCTGGATTCGATCCCAACGACATCTCCCAGGCCGACGCGGCGGCCATGGGCAACGCCGCCCTCCAGGACGTGTACGAGCCGGGCTCCACCAGCAAGGTCATGTCCATGGCGGCGGTCCTGGAGGAGCGGGCGGCGACCCCCGCCACCCATGTCACCGTGCCCAACCGGCTGCACCGCGGCGACCGGCTGTTCCACGACGACATCGACCACCCCACCTGGCATCTGACCCTCAACGGCGTCCTCGCCAAGTCCAGCAACATCGGCACGATCCTGGCGACCGGCCAGCTCGGCAGGACCCAGGCGGAGGCCAATCGGGTCCTCTACTCGTATCTGCGTAAGTTCGGCATCGGCAGCCCGACGGGGCTCGACTACCCCGGGGAGTCCCCCGGCATCCTCGCCAAGCCGCAGAACTGGTCCACTTCGCAGCAGTACACGATCCCGTTCGGCCAGGGCCTGTCCGTCAACGCCGTCCAGGCCGCGTCCGTCTACTCGACCATCGCCAACGGCGGCGTGCGCATCGAGCCCACCCTGATCCGGGGCACCACAGGGCCGGACGGACGGTTCACCTCGGCTCCCGAGCCCGGGAAGACCCGGGTGGTCAGCGAGAAGACCGCCCGCACCCTCGCCACCATGCTCGAATCCGTCGTCGGCGACGAGGAGGGCACCGGCACCAAGGCCAAGATCCCCGGCTACCGCGTCGCAGGAAAGACCGGTACGGCCAACCGGGTCGACCCGGAAACGGGCCGCTACAAGGGCTACACAGCCTCCTTCGCCGGCTTCGCACCCGCCGACGACCCGCAGATCACGGTCTACTGCGCCATCCAGAACCCGACCAAGGGCAGCTACTTCGGCGGGCAGATCTGCGGGCCCATCTACAAGAAGGTCATGGAATTCGCCCTCAAGACCCGACAGGTCGCACCCACCGGCGCACCGCCCGCGCGGCTTCCGGTGACGTTCGAGCCGGGCACGTGA
- a CDS encoding septum formation initiator family protein, with amino-acid sequence MKKAAGQLRGRAARLAGLMPSGPSTAARTPFVLLVVVLLGGGLITLLLLNSSLNEGSFELSELRRKTTELTDEEQGLQRDVDGRSAPDALQRRARELGMVPGGNPVFLDPDGEVKGVPRKAKAEPYVPPEDSTAPSAVPRTAPGSPSAAPSAAPSGAAPATSASAPAASGSPAAPASPGAPESPAAHAGRAGHANPVPPVDPAAPANPAVSAPGRTPQPPSPNPGR; translated from the coding sequence GTGAAGAAGGCCGCCGGTCAGCTCAGGGGACGCGCCGCCCGGCTGGCCGGGCTGATGCCGTCCGGCCCCAGCACTGCCGCCAGGACGCCGTTCGTCCTGCTCGTGGTGGTGCTGCTGGGGGGTGGCCTCATCACCCTGCTGCTGCTCAACTCCTCCCTCAACGAGGGTTCGTTCGAGCTGAGTGAGCTCAGGAGGAAGACCACCGAGCTCACCGACGAGGAGCAGGGCCTGCAACGGGACGTGGACGGCCGCTCAGCCCCGGACGCGCTCCAGCGGCGGGCCCGCGAGCTCGGCATGGTTCCCGGTGGCAACCCCGTCTTCCTGGACCCGGACGGCGAGGTCAAGGGAGTGCCGCGCAAGGCCAAGGCCGAGCCCTACGTGCCCCCGGAAGACTCCACGGCCCCGTCCGCCGTGCCCCGTACCGCGCCCGGATCCCCGTCCGCCGCCCCGTCGGCGGCTCCTTCCGGGGCCGCGCCCGCCACCTCCGCCTCGGCCCCCGCGGCTTCCGGAAGCCCTGCCGCGCCCGCGAGCCCTGGTGCACCTGAGAGCCCTGCCGCGCACGCGGGCCGCGCCGGGCACGCGAACCCCGTGCCACCGGTGGATCCGGCGGCACCCGCGAACCCCGCGGTGTCCGCCCCGGGCCGGACTCCGCAGCCGCCGTCCCCCAACCCCGGCAGGTGA
- the rsmH gene encoding 16S rRNA (cytosine(1402)-N(4))-methyltransferase RsmH, with translation MSQRHVPVMLQRCLDLLAPALEAPEGAPAEGGGRAPVVVDCTLGLGGHSEALLTRFPGIHLIALDRDKEALRLSGERLAPFGERATLVHAVYDELPDVLDRLGTPRVQGVLFDLGVSSMQLDEADRGFAYAQDAPLDMRMDQTTGISAAEVLNTYPAGELVRILRVYGEEKQAKRIVSAIVREREKEPFDRSARLVELIRDSLPQAAKRTGGNPAKRTFQALRIEVNGELSVLESAIPAAVRALAVGGRIAVLSYHSLEDRLVKQVFAAGAASTAPPGLPVVPERYQPRLKLLTRGAELPTDEEVAENRRAAPARLRGAERIREDAQ, from the coding sequence TTGAGCCAGCGACACGTCCCGGTGATGCTCCAGCGGTGCCTGGACCTGCTGGCACCCGCACTGGAGGCGCCTGAAGGGGCGCCCGCGGAGGGCGGTGGGCGGGCCCCGGTGGTCGTCGACTGCACGCTCGGGCTCGGCGGCCACAGCGAAGCACTGCTCACCCGGTTTCCAGGGATCCACCTCATCGCGCTCGACCGGGACAAAGAAGCCCTGCGGCTGTCCGGCGAACGGCTCGCCCCCTTCGGGGAGCGCGCGACGCTGGTGCACGCCGTGTACGACGAGCTGCCCGATGTGCTCGACCGGCTCGGCACCCCCCGGGTCCAGGGCGTCCTGTTCGACCTCGGCGTCTCCTCGATGCAGCTGGACGAGGCCGATCGCGGCTTCGCCTACGCCCAGGACGCCCCGCTCGACATGCGTATGGATCAGACGACGGGCATCAGCGCGGCGGAGGTGCTCAACACCTATCCGGCCGGTGAACTGGTGCGGATCCTGCGCGTGTACGGCGAGGAGAAGCAGGCCAAGCGGATCGTGTCGGCGATCGTGCGCGAGCGCGAGAAGGAGCCGTTCGACCGCAGCGCCAGGCTGGTCGAGCTGATCCGCGACTCCCTGCCGCAGGCGGCCAAGCGCACTGGTGGCAATCCCGCCAAGCGCACCTTCCAGGCGCTGCGGATCGAGGTCAACGGCGAACTCTCGGTCCTGGAAAGCGCGATCCCCGCCGCCGTGCGGGCCCTCGCGGTCGGCGGTCGGATCGCGGTCCTCTCCTACCACTCGCTGGAGGACCGGCTGGTCAAGCAGGTCTTCGCGGCTGGTGCCGCCAGTACCGCACCGCCCGGGCTGCCCGTCGTACCCGAGCGCTACCAGCCCCGACTGAAGCTGCTGACCCGTGGCGCCGAACTCCCCACCGACGAGGAGGTCGCCGAGAACCGCCGTGCCGCGCCCGCCCGGCTGCGGGGCGCGGAGCGGATCCGCGAGGACGCACAGTGA
- a CDS encoding carbonic anhydrase, whose protein sequence is MSTSAHPSAEAAVESGTVTDRLVSANEHYASGFTDPGMDARPVLGVAVVACMDARLDLHKALGLKLGDCHTIRNAGGVVTDDVIRSLTISQRALGTRSVILIHHTNCGLERLTEDFRHELEDEVGQRPSWAVEAFRDVDQDVRQSMQRVRTSPFLLHTDDVRGFVFDVRTGLLKEIGAAAE, encoded by the coding sequence ATGTCGACCTCTGCGCACCCATCAGCCGAAGCCGCTGTCGAGAGCGGCACCGTCACCGACCGGCTCGTCTCGGCGAACGAGCACTACGCCTCCGGGTTCACCGACCCCGGTATGGACGCACGGCCCGTACTCGGGGTGGCCGTGGTGGCGTGCATGGACGCCCGCCTCGACCTGCACAAGGCGCTCGGCCTGAAGCTGGGCGACTGCCACACGATCCGCAACGCCGGCGGTGTGGTCACTGACGATGTGATCCGCTCGCTCACCATCAGCCAGCGTGCCCTCGGCACCCGCAGCGTGATACTCATCCATCACACCAACTGCGGTCTGGAGAGGCTGACCGAGGACTTCCGGCACGAGTTGGAGGACGAGGTCGGGCAGCGGCCGTCCTGGGCTGTGGAGGCGTTCCGCGACGTCGACCAGGATGTACGGCAGTCCATGCAGCGGGTGCGCACGTCGCCGTTCCTCCTGCACACAGATGACGTGCGGGGTTTTGTGTTCGACGTCAGGACCGGGCTGCTGAAGGAGATCGGCGCGGCGGCTGAGTGA
- a CDS encoding MoxR family ATPase translates to MTTYDDRASLTDLTATVERVRRSVEGVIEGKPEVVRLSLTVLLAEGHLLIEDVPGVGKTMLAKTLARSIDCSVRRIQFTPDLLPSDITGVSIYDQQRRDFEFKPGAIFAQIVIGDEINRASPKTQSALLESMEERQVTIDGQTYELPSPFMVVATQNPVEMEGTYPLPEAQRDRFMARVSMGYPTPEAELQMLDVHGEVSPLDDLQPVAHAHDIVKLIDAVRTVHVAESVRRYAVELVAATRNHPDLRLGASPRATLHLLRAAKASAALSGRDYVLPDDVQSLAVPVLAHRLLATAQAQLNRRTSEQVVLEIVGRIPVPTSGNDSGYGTATRSSTSGGPLYGHQQPGSRRL, encoded by the coding sequence GTGACGACCTATGACGATCGAGCGAGCCTCACAGATCTGACCGCCACGGTGGAGCGTGTCCGCAGGTCGGTCGAAGGCGTGATCGAGGGCAAGCCCGAGGTCGTACGGCTTTCGCTGACCGTGCTGCTCGCCGAGGGGCATCTGCTGATCGAGGATGTGCCGGGCGTGGGCAAGACCATGCTGGCCAAGACGCTGGCGCGGTCCATCGACTGCTCGGTGCGCCGCATCCAGTTCACACCAGACCTGCTGCCGTCGGACATCACCGGTGTGTCGATCTACGACCAGCAGCGACGGGATTTCGAGTTCAAGCCCGGGGCGATCTTCGCACAGATCGTGATCGGCGACGAGATCAACCGAGCGTCGCCGAAGACCCAGTCGGCGCTGCTGGAGTCCATGGAAGAACGGCAGGTCACCATCGACGGGCAGACATACGAGCTGCCCAGCCCGTTCATGGTGGTGGCCACGCAGAACCCGGTGGAGATGGAGGGCACCTACCCGCTGCCCGAGGCGCAGCGGGACCGCTTCATGGCACGGGTGTCGATGGGGTACCCCACACCGGAGGCCGAGCTCCAGATGCTGGACGTGCACGGTGAGGTGTCCCCGCTCGACGATCTCCAGCCGGTGGCGCACGCCCATGACATCGTGAAGCTGATCGACGCGGTGCGCACGGTGCATGTCGCCGAGTCGGTGCGGCGCTACGCGGTGGAGTTGGTCGCAGCGACCCGCAACCACCCGGATCTCAGACTCGGCGCCTCGCCCCGTGCCACCCTGCACCTGCTGCGCGCCGCGAAGGCCTCCGCCGCGCTGTCCGGACGGGACTACGTGCTGCCGGACGATGTGCAGTCGCTCGCCGTGCCCGTGCTGGCGCACCGGCTGCTGGCGACCGCCCAGGCGCAGTTGAACCGCCGTACGTCGGAGCAGGTCGTACTGGAGATCGTGGGACGCATTCCGGTGCCGACCTCCGGCAACGACAGCGGTTACGGCACTGCGACGCGGTCTTCGACGTCCGGCGGGCCGCTCTACGGCCACCAGCAGCCCGGTTCCCGGCGGCTGTGA
- a CDS encoding DUF58 domain-containing protein, with protein MAPGSPAAGEGPSSRDEGRGGLRTALGGLTTRGRSFLAAGVAAAVCAYVLGQSDLLRVGLLLTVLPLISAAVLHRTRYRVSARRGLTPSRVPAGSEARVRLRMDNMSRMPTGLLMLQDHVPYVLGPRPRFVLDRVEPGGRREVSYRVRSDLRGCYPLGPLQLRLGDPFGMCELTRSFSAADLLTVIPRTDPLPPVRLVGEAAGHGDGRQRSLALAGDDDIIPRAYRHGDDLRRVHWRSTARYGELMVRREEQPQRTRCTVLLDTRGIAYQGTGPDSAFEWAVSATASVLVHMLERGFTVRLLTDTGSSVPGAGADGYAGSTQDTADSAGLMLDTLAVVDHSDGAGLSRAHDVLRGGNEGLLVAFFGDLDEEQAAVAARMRQRCGAAVAFVLDSGTWLTGGAVAGAVEERLRALREAGWTAVAVPAGGPLPELWRLAAGERPDSVPTGPSGTAGSSGSSDSFGPSSSFGSSSSFGSSGGRS; from the coding sequence ATGGCGCCCGGGAGCCCCGCGGCGGGCGAAGGGCCCTCCTCTCGGGATGAGGGCAGGGGCGGGCTGCGGACTGCTCTCGGCGGGCTGACCACACGCGGCCGGTCCTTCCTCGCGGCCGGTGTCGCCGCCGCGGTGTGCGCGTACGTCCTGGGGCAGAGCGATCTGCTCAGGGTCGGACTGCTGCTCACGGTGCTCCCGCTGATCTCCGCCGCGGTGCTGCACCGCACGCGCTACCGGGTCTCGGCGCGGCGTGGGCTGACCCCTTCACGGGTGCCGGCCGGGTCGGAGGCGAGGGTCCGTCTGCGGATGGACAACATGTCGCGGATGCCCACCGGCCTGCTCATGCTCCAGGACCATGTGCCGTACGTGCTGGGTCCCCGGCCCCGGTTCGTGCTCGACCGGGTGGAGCCGGGCGGACGGCGTGAGGTGTCGTACCGGGTCCGTTCGGATCTGCGCGGGTGCTATCCCCTGGGGCCGCTGCAGTTGCGGCTGGGCGATCCGTTCGGCATGTGCGAGCTCACCCGCTCGTTCAGCGCGGCCGACCTGCTGACGGTGATACCGAGGACCGATCCGCTGCCGCCGGTGCGGCTGGTCGGCGAGGCCGCGGGGCACGGGGACGGGCGGCAGCGCTCACTGGCTCTCGCGGGCGACGACGACATCATCCCGCGCGCGTACCGGCACGGCGACGACCTGCGCCGGGTGCACTGGCGCTCCACGGCTCGGTACGGCGAGTTGATGGTCCGCCGCGAGGAGCAGCCGCAGCGGACCAGGTGCACGGTGCTGCTGGACACCCGTGGCATCGCCTACCAGGGCACGGGGCCCGACTCGGCCTTCGAGTGGGCCGTCTCGGCGACGGCGTCGGTGCTGGTGCACATGCTGGAGCGGGGCTTCACGGTGCGGTTGCTGACCGACACGGGGAGCTCGGTGCCCGGTGCGGGCGCCGACGGCTACGCCGGGTCCACCCAGGACACCGCGGACTCGGCGGGCCTGATGCTGGACACCCTCGCGGTCGTCGACCACTCCGACGGCGCGGGGCTGTCCCGGGCCCATGACGTGCTGCGCGGCGGCAACGAGGGCCTGCTGGTCGCCTTCTTCGGCGATCTCGACGAGGAGCAGGCGGCGGTCGCCGCCCGGATGCGGCAGCGTTGCGGCGCCGCTGTGGCCTTCGTGCTGGACAGCGGCACCTGGCTGACCGGCGGGGCGGTGGCGGGCGCGGTCGAGGAGCGACTGCGCGCGCTGCGCGAGGCGGGGTGGACAGCGGTGGCGGTACCGGCGGGTGGGCCGCTTCCCGAGCTGTGGCGCCTCGCGGCCGGTGAGCGGCCGGACTCCGTCCCCACCGGTCCTTCGGGGACTGCGGGTTCATCCGGTTCGTCGGATTCGTTCGGCCCGTCGAGTTCATTCGGTTCGTCGAGTTCATTCGGTTCGTCGGGGGGACGGTCATGA